The DNA window GTaaaaatagcattattttttcaacaaatttttaactaaatattttatatttcaaatattgaATGATTTTCTctgttttgtgtttatttattttcgatTTCTTCTCACCTCAGGATCGCGTTGCGTTTTGATGACAGTGCGTCACGTCGAAAACGCGTTCTGTTCCATCCCGTCGCGCTCAGTATGTGTGAAGACGTCTTGAGGAGTTCGCCTTGCCCATCACACCCCTTATATAGGCATATAAACGGTCAAATGTCGAGCAGCAGCGAATCGCCACCCAGATCCATAAAAAAGACACGGGGCATGGAGAAGCGGCCCAATGCGGCTGTTTCCAAAAAAGTATTGAATGTCCAGAGGAATTCAGTCACCCCTCCCGTGAAAGTACGTATTTGAGAGCGCGCACAGGAGCGAGCGCTTGCACTCCAGCTCTGCGTTCAGTCCCAAGCGCTTCTGACCGTCGCTCCTCTGTGGAAATTTTCTCTATTGCAGCCGAACAAACCCTAAAGCAGCCATGGATGCCATTAAGAAGAAGATGCAGATGCTCAAGCTCGACAAGGAGAATGCCTTGGACAGAGCTGAGCAGGCTGAGGGAGACAAAAAGGCAGCGGAGGACAGGAGCAAACAGGTCTGCGGTTTTTGTGAGGACTTTTAAAAGTTTATCGATAACGCGCACGCAACGCCGCTCTTGTGCGCTACTTGATAAATGGATTATAATCGCGCCTGAGTGGATTTATAGTAACAGAACAAGGGTAAAAGTAACTAGTATGAGTTTGAAACTTTTTAATGTCAGTTGATGGTATGTTAATAATGCTCATATTGACTCGCCCTTTTATTGTCATACATCTAATGCAGATAAATATAGCCATTCATTCATTAACCCTCAATGTTCCGTTGATACAGGCTTAACTACTATCTTTATGTcgaataatatgtgaccctggaccagaaaaccaaaaaaagattatttttttttaattgagatttatacatcatctgaaagctatatggtttgttagaatataacaatatttggctgagatccaACTATCAGAatatatggaatctgagggtgcaaaaaaaaaacttgacatattgagaaaatcgcctttaaagttgtacaaattaagttcttagcaatgcatattactaatcaaaaatcaagttttgatgtatttacattagtaaatttgctaaatatcttaatggaatatgattttaatatcctaatgatttttggcgtaaaagaaaatttgataattgagtcatacaatgtatttttggctattgctacaaatatacctgtgctgcttaagatACCACATATTTCTGCAACTTCGActcaattttatttagttttcagtGTTTTAACTATATTTTCATCTTTAGTAGGCTAATTAAATTCAAAATGGTTGAATTAGATAATAACTGTAGGTTGTAGCAACCGAATCTCATGGCAATTCGTCCATATGttacaaggtggctaattcgtaGGACCTCACTTTTACGAGTTCCCCAGTTCGTATTGTACGACCTCACTCATACGAATTCGTATAATATTTGCTAAATCGTACGTATTTTACGAGTTTCCCAATTCTTATGAATTCGTACAAATTACATCCACCAAACCACGCCCCTAAACGTACCGTTactggggtctagacaaatcGTACGACTTGGTCGTGAGATAGCGTTGGTTGTAGCCTAGCCTTGGGATCACTTAAAATAAACTATTTAGGAAGCAATTTTAGTATGCTGGGGTTTTAAACTAataatttcaaaattaaaatcTTGTGTTTCCCTTCAAATATCCCAGTAGGCACCGGACGTCAATATAACGTCAGGCTGACATTAAACCCCAACGTCGACAGACCTTGCATTTTGGTTAAGactgaaaatcgggttgacgtcaaaTTGACGCCGACTTAACATTagattttggttaaaaatgataaaatatcaACATAAACTGACGCTGCAATTGAAAATCAAATTAACATTGACAATAGATGTTGAATtgacattgaattttggtcacccAAAGTCACAACCAAAATTCAACCAAATAACAACGTTGTTGTGTGCCTGCTGGTTTTCTTCTGACCAAATCAAAACCTTTTTTGTTTGATATTTTTGATGCTTTAACCCTTCGTGGTATCATGAAGTACACGAACTTTTAAGAAGTATGATCCCAACAAATTATATTAAGTATATTTTTGAGCTATTAAAGCGGACTTTGGGCCTCCGAGACCACAAACAGAACCTCATCAAGGGTTAAATACCATGTTTAGTATTTGTAGTAGACATATTTAGTGTTTTAATAGCATTTCTAATGAAAGTTTACCTCAGTTTTGTTATGAAAACTGTCATTTATGCATGTGTAGTTAGAAGACGAACTAATTCAGTTGGAAAAGAGGTTGCGCGTAACCGAGGACGCGCGTGATAAAGTGATGGAGGAGTACCAGGCCGTCGAGGAGAAGCTCCTGTCCGCCGACGAAGTCGCCACCCAGGTATCTTCCTGTGTGTTCCTGTCTGAATCTCCCTAACTTTGCTTTCTTCCCGTCTCTTTCTCTGTCGGTCTTTTTTCCCGCCACACCACTCGCGCACTCTGCCTTCCCGCTcttcactgctgtcaatcaatcACTCAAACACGCGCAGCTTGAGGATGACCTCCTAGCACTGCAGAAGAAACTGAAGGGCACTGAGGATGAGCTCGACAAATATTCCGAGGCTCTTAAAGATGCCCAGGAGAAACTGGAGCTGGCTGAGAAGAAAGCCGCAGATGTGAGTATATAGAGCATCACCGCCTTCACGCATCTTTTCCTGACACTTTTGGCATGTCACGCTTTTATCACTTTCAGATAAAGACTTGTCAGTTGTCATATTTGAGGATGGTCAAAATAAAGTGAACCATAAGGCTAAAAAGTCGCCTATGGCATGGTATTATAAACAGCATATATTTGACCTAACATGGTGTATTAATGTGGATATGCAGACATAAATACACGATTCGTGATTTTAAATTGCAAGACGTGCATTCCAAGACGGAAGAAGACAGTGAGCAGGCAGGCTGTTATATTTAGCCTAGTGCTTTATATGGTCAAGACTCAGATCGGCTCCTTGGGCTCTGCCCTTGAGAAAGACTGGTCGACTGGAGGACTTTCTTTTACAATTTCCAATGATTCTTTTAGTTTCAAGACTAAACTGTATTTTGAGAACTGCATGAGTACGATCCAAAGTCTTAAGAAGTATTTGCATAGGTTTGCATGAAGGAGAAAGTCCTGTTAGCATAGAGTTTGAGCTTCAAAGAATCATTTGAGCTTGAGTTCTTATGTTTCGTTGATTCGTCAGATGTTGTTCTATATTTGAGacgtatttaaaatacaaataagtTTATTAAAAGAATATTCCTATGTGAGTAGAAATTGATTCTCTCTGTTTTGTTGTGGTAAAATAATAGAACTTTGTATTATGGTCTTGAATAATGCACACTTGGACTCCCCCTCGTGTACAACAACAGAACTACAGTAAGGGCGGCTAAATTGTACTTacatttcaaattattttttttttaacatgactGTAATAGTAGTATAATACTACTGATTGatgttaataaattatataaatataatggtaatgcattattattaattattgtaaataaagacatgtattattatattcagtataattataatataaattataatttattctaataaattattgtaataataatcatattatttttgtcataatatcggtgtgtgagtgtgtgtgtgtgtgtgtgtgtgtgtttgtgtgtgtgtgtgtgtgtgtgtgtatatatattacaatataaatatttaataaataaattattatgtaattatatataattttatatttatatatttgtataaacATAAATGATCAAAtgatgatatattatattatgtatcattttataattacatatatttagaaatatataataaattaatttatttattacgaaaatgattttatcattttatatatatatatatatatatatatatatatatatatatatatatatatatatgtataaatctaatttaaatgataatttattctgataaatgtattaaataataagaaattcatataatcataatattgtaatattattttgagaataatattGTTTTGCCGCAATATCCAGGTATTACAAAATCAAATtgcttataaatatataataaattaatgtatttattatgtaaatatattatatataatgtaatcattatatatttgtataaatataatctaaaattataatttattcctataaatgtattcaataataataaactaatatAATCATAATAAAGAACACAGTATAGTCAGTTCTGATCAATGCTGTAAGTATCCCTATAGAGGGCGCCACAGGACTACACAACTGCATTTGAGGCCCAGAACAAGGCGCCCCCTCCTCTTAAAGCTGTTCCATATTTAGCAGCTCAGTCTCAGCACCAGCACCCCGACAGTTACCCATCAGGCTATTGATTAACGATTAATTCAGGTGTGCAACAGGTGCAGAACGTAAACATGCATTGCATATCCTCTAAGTGactttaaataaactaaaatttaaatgaattaataaaaatatgtttatcgttaaaaacacattaaacatgCATTGCATTTCACGTCTTGTATAGAAATACAGACTGCTGAAAAGCGGTAGATAAGCCCAAGTTCATGCTAATGACGTCGTCTGGGGCTCGCCTATGAAAACATGGTTACTTCCGGTGTGATCTGAAACGTTGCTCCGCGTCTTCGGCACACACAGATCAGGGGCAGCAGCGTCTCTGAGCTGTGTTCATCTAAAGGAAACGCGTTCAAAGACGAGGCTTTTAGTGCTTATTTAGAATAACAATGGCGGCCACATCGCTGGAAGCAGTCAAACGGAAAATTAAACTGTTGCAAGAGCAAGCGGACGGTGCTGAAGAGAGAGCGGACAAACTGCAGAAGGACTTGGCGCTGGAGAGGAAAGCCAGAGAAGCAGTAAGAACGCCCAATGATACAAAGTATAAAGTGCATGTGTTGAAATGCGACGCGCTGCAGTGTAGCGTCGCGCCCAGTCCAGGCGTTCCGATGTGAGGGAGTTCATTTAAACACTCGCCTATTGAACGGATACGATAGTTCGCACTGTAGAGATGTGCAGTATTAACGTAGCGGAATTTCTCAGACGCCCTCTACGCACTGTTTACGCGCCCGTTAAACGGCGACGTTTGTATCACGCCCGATATTTAATTAACTTCTCAGTTCCTGCTTAGGAAATACAAATTAAATGTATGCCGGTGTGACTACGAGCTGACGCTTGTAAATAGAGTTTTTAAAGGTGCTGAATAACGATGTCCGATTCGTATCCGAACGAGTCGTTCATTTGAGTCGATTCTCGAAAATGAATCAGTTGAACCGGTTCACCTAGTCGATCTGATTGATTAGTTGAACGGTCTCTAAATGGCAATTAATTGACTCTCTCTTAGACCTGTCCTGCTCATAATAAAGCAAATTGATAAAAGGTAACAGTTTTGTTCGAACGTGATCCATTCCCAAATGAGTGAACTGATATGAGGTGAGTTGATATCAAGCATAGAAAATCggttttaaatcaataaaaaaattttCAGATAAGGGATTGAAAATACATTTTGGACTAAATTAGTTTTTTAAACTGCAATTTTCAGATAAGAGATTAAAATGCTACATTTGTTTACTCTAAATGCAAATTCATGCTATAGTTTGAACAATCATTACAGTTTTATGAACCGAATTGTGACTCCAAACCAAGACTAAGATGAAATTGGTTTCAATCGatgacatttgtttttgtttttttaatggaaaaatctTAAAACAGGAGATTAAAAATACATTTGGACTAAATTGGTTTACTTTAAATGCAGATTCATGCTATAGTTTGAACTGAATCGTTAGATTCATAATTATATTAAACACTAAGTCAATTTTAAACcgtaaaactttttatttatttatttatttatttatttattttttacatgacACAATCTTTCAGCTAAgagattataaatatattttggaCTAAATTTGTTTACTTTAAATGCACATTCATGCTATAGTTTAAACTGAATCATTTTAGTGTATGAACAATCATGGCTGCAAACTGAATTTATACtccattattttaaaaatcatgaaatctgttttaatcaataagatttgttttttaaatggcgAAATCTTCAGCTAGgagattaaaaatatattttggacTAAATTTGTTTACTTGAAATGCAAATTCATGCTATAGTTTGAAATGAATCAGTTTTATGAACTGAATCGTGGCTCCAAATTTAATTAAGACTCgtgaaattatattaaaaaatgcctaATCTGTTTTAATCAATTCCATTTTTTTAATTGGCCAAAACTTTCAGCTAggagatttaaaaatatattttggacTAAATTAGTTTACTTTAAATGCAAATTCATGCTTTAGTTTGAACTGAATCATTACAGTTTTATGAACTGGATCATGGCTCTAAATTAGATTAAGACTCGTGAAATTATATTAAACATGAAATCGATTTTATTCGAtaacatttgttttttaattgccAAAACTTTAAGATAGGAGATTAAAAGTTTATTTTGGACTAAATTTgtgtgctttaaatgcaaatTCATGCTATagttttaaatgaatcattttaatttattgactGAATCATGGCTGCAAACTGAATTTACACTTACTAAATGATATTTAAAAACGAGaaatctgttttcattttaagtgattaaaaaaatacattttggacTAAATTTGAACTGAATAATTACAACTTTATGAACTGAATTATGGCTCTAAACTAAGACTCatgaaagtattaaaaaaatcattttaaataacatttggtttttaaatggaaaatatcTTCAGCTAGGAGACTAAAAATACATTCTGGACTAAATTTGAACTGAATAATTACAACTTTATGAACTGAATTATGGCTCTAAACTAAGACTCATGAAagtattaaaatcatttttaataacatttggtttttaaatggaaaatatcTTCAGCTAGGAGACTAAAAATACATTCTGGACTAAATTTGTTTACTTTTAATGCAAATTCATGCAATAGTTTGAACTGAATCATTACAGTTTTATGAACCGAATCGTGACTCCAAACCAAGACTCATGAATGTATATTAAAGATGAAATCGTTTAATCaataacatttgttttttaaatggccAAAACTTTCAGCTAggagaataaaaatatattttgtgtgctTTAACTGAAAATTAATGCTATAGTTTGAACCGAATCATTTTAATTTATGAACTAAATCATGGTTACAAACTGAATTTGCGctcaaattatatttaaaaacatgaaatcagttttaatcaataaaattagttttttaaatGGCTGAAACTTTCAGCTAAgagattaaatatatatatttgactaAATTTGTTCACTTAAAATGCAAATTCATGCTGTAGTTTGAACTGAATCATTACAATTTTATGAACAATCATGACTATAAACCAAGCCTCATGaaatcatataaaaaaaaaaaactgaagtaagattcataaaattatatataaaaaaaaaacactaaaccaTAACCTACACTTGAATATGTATCTGAATTTATAACAGTTTTATGAACTGAATCATGGCTCCAAACTAAACTTAAGACTTGCGAAATTATGTTAAAACACGAAATTGTTTTTAATCaataacatttgttttttaaatggcaAAATCTTCAGCTGGgagattaaaaatatatttttgagtcAATTTATTGAACCGAATCATGGCTGCAAACTAAATTAAGACTCatgggcccggtttcacagacacggcttagactaagccaggattaggccatagatcaattaggacatttaagtaatttttataaacatgcttagaaaaaaacattactggtgtgcatcttaaaacaaaaaaaggcactgatatgtttttaagatcagtcagtgcgagtatatttcagttgaaacagctcagacttacattttagtctaggactaggcttaagccatgtctgtgaaaccgggggatgaAATATTAAACACTAAATCAGCTTTAATCATTAGCAAGCCTGACAATCACAAAATCTTCAGCTAGGagattaatatgtttttaatataatattataattatattaagaACCTTAATTTAGGATATTAGGGACAAGTTATGTGATGACGATTACATCTGAATGTCTAAGaacgagtgagtcattgaatcgaATCATTTGAAAGAATCGGTTCACAGAAATAAGTTGGACGATTTGAAACGGTGCGTTTAAACAACAGAGACCATGTTGTTTTCACCCTAAACTTTGAGATTGCTGACGACATCTCTGTGCAAGACAGATCCCTGTGTTTTCAGTCTGTTCTCTTGTTGACAGTCGTAATTGGAGAGTCTGGTTATAATCCAGTTAGTTAAGTTAGTTGTACTGCTGTGAATGGGTCCTTGTTCGATGACAATTTACGCTGGACCAGAGGCTCTGACTGTAATTATTTTGGGCTAATAGCCTGCAGCAGTTCACAGTAGTGATCCTCGACAGAACTGTTTATG is part of the Garra rufa chromosome 25, GarRuf1.0, whole genome shotgun sequence genome and encodes:
- the tpm1 gene encoding tropomyosin alpha-1 chain yields the protein MDAIKKKMQMLKLDKENALDRAEQAEGDKKAAEDRSKQLEDELIQLEKRLRVTEDARDKVMEEYQAVEEKLLSADEVATQLEDDLLALQKKLKGTEDELDKYSEALKDAQEKLELAEKKAADAEGDVASLNRRIQLVEEELDRAQERLATALQKLEEAEKAADESERCISKIIAVQD